One Vespa velutina chromosome 9, iVesVel2.1, whole genome shotgun sequence DNA segment encodes these proteins:
- the LOC124951471 gene encoding uncharacterized protein LOC124951471 isoform X2 yields the protein MAMATATTKTTTTMKKKEIEEAEVKREKHESVNRGEGRKKRANGMGKKREDDRFSRKPIEKVFLKKVVPSPTKCSFHVDEEATTEMTVKVNRKLGNVIPTSNVQTYKKPEISYLEIHRRRLSLSRYRHTIRSPEGLSLSIYGDSEELDMEEGGGGRISFSDFSRDDQSELSFYRRLIERSATRLPRTTRSCETVRSLRISTDSAKSSDNFPRIRASFKSSASESRLAKKSTYKPYTIEDYRSLSVPKPDRSLGPDKEEILAKSRRIAPRKCFLPSLNHRNTDPKIHKNSSITEKTINGRSDSVERKNHSNRPAKLVISKQNTTNSSRKIKKQGKSTNCYSPLNSSNHFEDSYLDSLRQRHLHEKELVDKLIKQAINS from the exons atggcgatggcgacagcgacgacgaagacaacgacaacgatgaaaaagaaagaaatagaagaggcCGAGGTAAAGAGGGAGAAGCACGAGAGCGTAAATCGTggcgaaggaagaaagaagagagcgAATGGAatgggaaagaaaagggaggatGATCGTTTCTCACGAAAACCCATAGAAAAGGTTTTCCTCAAAAAGGTTGTACCTTCTCCTACGAAATGCAGTTTTCATGTCGACGAGGAAGCTACCACCGAGATGACCGTGAAAGTTAACAGAAAGTTAGGCAACGTAATCCCAACGTCAAATGTGCAGACCTACAAAAAGCCAGAAATATCTTACCTGGAAATTCATCGTCGCAGATTGA GTCTGTCGCGTTACAGACACACTATTCGATCTCCGGAGGGATTGAGTCTGTCGATTTACGGAGACAGCGAGGAACTCGATATggaggaaggaggaggtggCCGTATCTCCTTTTCCGACTTCTCAAGGGACGATCAAAGCGAACTCAGCTTCTACCGGCGTCTCATCGAGCGTTCCGCGACGCGATTGCCTCGTACTACCAGATCCTGCGAGACCGTGCGTTCTCTTCGCATCTCCACGGATTCAGCAAAGAGTTCGGATAATTTTCCTAGAATACGAGCATCTTTCAAAAGCAGCGCCTCCGAAAGCAGATTGGCCAAAAAGTCTACCTATAAACCGTATACTATCGAGGATTATCGAAGTTTGTCTGTACCAAAGCCCGATCGCTCTCTTGGACCCGACAAGGAAGAAATATTGGCTAAG TCGCGACGCATCGCGCCTCGAAAATGTTTTCTACCTTCTTTGAACCATCGGAACACCGATCCGAAG ATCCATAAGAATTCATCGATTACGGAAAAGACAATAAATGGACGAAGTGATAGcgtcgagagaaaaaatcaTTCAAATCGTCCAGCTAAATTGGTGATATCGAAACAGAATACGACGAATTCatcgagaaagataaagaaacaaggaaaatCGACGAATTGTTACAGCCCTCTAAATTCATCCAACCATTTCGAAGATTCTTATCTGGATTCTCTGCGACAACGACATTTACATGAGAAAGAGTTggtagataaattaataaaacaagcAATTAATTCCTGA
- the LOC124951471 gene encoding uncharacterized protein LOC124951471 isoform X1 — MAMATATTKTTTTMKKKEIEEAEVKREKHESVNRGEGRKKRANGMGKKREDDRFSRKPIEKVFLKKVVPSPTKCSFHVDEEATTEMTVKVNRKLGNVIPTSNVQTYKKPEISYLEIHRRRLSLSRYRHTIRSPEGLSLSIYGDSEELDMEEGGGGRISFSDFSRDDQSELSFYRRLIERSATRLPRTTRSCETVRSLRISTDSAKSSDNFPRIRASFKSSASESRLAKKSTYKPYTIEDYRSLSVPKPDRSLGPDKEEILAKREWLMRRRSYGDSVSERNRQHILHTAQRFKSRRIAPRKCFLPSLNHRNTDPKIHKNSSITEKTINGRSDSVERKNHSNRPAKLVISKQNTTNSSRKIKKQGKSTNCYSPLNSSNHFEDSYLDSLRQRHLHEKELVDKLIKQAINS, encoded by the exons atggcgatggcgacagcgacgacgaagacaacgacaacgatgaaaaagaaagaaatagaagaggcCGAGGTAAAGAGGGAGAAGCACGAGAGCGTAAATCGTggcgaaggaagaaagaagagagcgAATGGAatgggaaagaaaagggaggatGATCGTTTCTCACGAAAACCCATAGAAAAGGTTTTCCTCAAAAAGGTTGTACCTTCTCCTACGAAATGCAGTTTTCATGTCGACGAGGAAGCTACCACCGAGATGACCGTGAAAGTTAACAGAAAGTTAGGCAACGTAATCCCAACGTCAAATGTGCAGACCTACAAAAAGCCAGAAATATCTTACCTGGAAATTCATCGTCGCAGATTGA GTCTGTCGCGTTACAGACACACTATTCGATCTCCGGAGGGATTGAGTCTGTCGATTTACGGAGACAGCGAGGAACTCGATATggaggaaggaggaggtggCCGTATCTCCTTTTCCGACTTCTCAAGGGACGATCAAAGCGAACTCAGCTTCTACCGGCGTCTCATCGAGCGTTCCGCGACGCGATTGCCTCGTACTACCAGATCCTGCGAGACCGTGCGTTCTCTTCGCATCTCCACGGATTCAGCAAAGAGTTCGGATAATTTTCCTAGAATACGAGCATCTTTCAAAAGCAGCGCCTCCGAAAGCAGATTGGCCAAAAAGTCTACCTATAAACCGTATACTATCGAGGATTATCGAAGTTTGTCTGTACCAAAGCCCGATCGCTCTCTTGGACCCGACAAGGAAGAAATATTGGCTAAG AGAGAGTGGTTGATGCGGCGGAGGTCATACGGGGACTCGGTTAGTGAACGCAACCGCCAGCATATACTTCACACAGCACAGAGATTCAAG TCGCGACGCATCGCGCCTCGAAAATGTTTTCTACCTTCTTTGAACCATCGGAACACCGATCCGAAG ATCCATAAGAATTCATCGATTACGGAAAAGACAATAAATGGACGAAGTGATAGcgtcgagagaaaaaatcaTTCAAATCGTCCAGCTAAATTGGTGATATCGAAACAGAATACGACGAATTCatcgagaaagataaagaaacaaggaaaatCGACGAATTGTTACAGCCCTCTAAATTCATCCAACCATTTCGAAGATTCTTATCTGGATTCTCTGCGACAACGACATTTACATGAGAAAGAGTTggtagataaattaataaaacaagcAATTAATTCCTGA